CCGCACTTCTCTGAGGTAAAAGGGCGCGAGTTGACCTCGACCTCAGAGGATGACGAAGAGCCGGCTCCCGCCCCTCCCGTCTCCTCAGCGCTGTCTCGCAGGGCAGACTTCCCGTCTGTCTGTCATCGCGAAGGCAGCCGAAATCATGGGCGTTCCCCTGccggcctctcctcctgtggAGGAAGATGACCCGTGGGATGTCGGCCCTCATGCAAAACGCAGTAAGGCCTCGAAGCCCTTATGCCCCACTATGCCGAGACTGGCAGACTATGTGCAGGGCTCATGGGAGGCGCCAGCGGTGGCTAACGCCCCGGTCAAGGCGCTCCTTCCGTTCACGAGGGTGAGCGGGCTGGGTGAGGCAGCGAAGTCCGGTCCCCCACCCTTGGAACCGTCCCTCGCCGCTTACCTGGTGCCAGGGGCGAGCGCTTAGTTGACGGCGAGGAAGGCGACCCTGCCATCATCCCGGGACAAGCTTACTGCCTCTCTGGCAGACAAGGCGTATGTCTGGGGTGCGCAGGCAGCGGCTGCCTCTGGGAACGCCGCCCTTCTGACGGCGGCGGTCTCCAAACTCTCCACGGAGAGGCCTGAGGGACTGTCGGCCGAGGAGACGTCGTGGGTTGCCAGGATGGCATCTGCCACGCTCCACCTGAATCAGGGGGCAGCGATTTGCGCTGGCAGGGCGATGGGAAACAGCGTTGTGGTTCATCGCCACCTGTGGCTGTCGCTAACAGCCATGAGGGAGGCGGACAAGTCCGCCCTACTCAACGCTCCCGTGGCTAGCGAGGGCCTGTTCGGACCGGCTGTGGCGTCAGCCTCCGAACGCTTCTcgcgcctggaggaggagaggaagcaccTGCTAGGGCATATGCCCCTGCAGAAGAAACCTCACGCTGCTCCATTCTCTGTTTCCTCCGGTACCTCGCAAAGCAGGAGGAAACGAGCTCGCCGTCCGGTGGCACGAGCGGCCGCTGCGACGCAGGCTGCTCCTCCCGCGGCACCTGTTCCACCCTTGGCTGTTCCCCCCGAGAGAGCGGGTCACAGCCGCCTGCCTAACGCCAGCTGGCGTGGTGgcggagggggaaggaagaggagagcgtgACTGGCGGCGGGGACCGAGGCTTCGGTCCCCACCCCGGTCTATCTGAATGAAATAAAGAGGCTTGGACCTCCAAGACAAGTGTTCCATTCAGTGCCTCTTACGCCTTCGACGAGTACAGAGCTGAGCACTCGTACTGTTGTCGAGCGGGTTAATGAGTTGGTTTCGGTTCGCGAGTTGTCCTCAACGAGTGACGCCGAACCATCAAGCACTGCACTCGTAGCGGAGTCTGGCCCAGCTAGCAAGCGTGTGGCCAGACCGCTACCCGTCTCTGTGCACCTTGACACAGCGTGTGACTCTGTTGTCACGTTACAAGAACCATCACTGCGGCTGTGCGCCCAGAGCTCTGACCGCACTGTGAGACCTCTTGGAGCTCATAGCTCAGACAGAGCTCAGACCTCTCTTGGTCAGGGGGCGCAGCCCCAGCCCTTTCGAGTCGACCCCACCTTGGGCTGTGCCGCCGATTCGGTGCACAGCGGCGGCTGGGGTCAGACAAGAGTACGGCCGTTTCCTGTCTGCGGCTCCGCAGCTACACGCACGCCCGCTCTCTCTGCGTTATGCAGAGTGGCGAGAGTCATGCTCACTGCCAAGCTGGCTAGACAGGATACTGAGAGAGGGTTGTGCCATCCAGTTCATGCGGACTCCCCCTCCTttcagaggagtgagggagacacgCTTGTCCTGCCCGCTGAAAGCACTCGCTCTCCGGACGGAGATAGCGAGCTTGCTGACCAAAGGGACAGTGATCCCGGTCCCCAGAGATCAGGAGAACTCGGGTCTCTACTCCCCTTATTTTTTGGTTCCCAAGAAAAACGGGGGGATGAGGCCGATTCTAGACCTGAGGGTGCTCAACGAGAGTGTGGCCAAACGGCCCTTTCGCATGCTGACgataaagcgtttgctgacttgTGTACAGCGGAACGACTTTGGGATCAGCATAGATCTGAAGGACGCGTATTTCCATGTGCCTATCAAACTGAAGCACAGGAGATTTCTGCGTTTTGCCTTCGAAGGGAAAAAGTACGAGTACACGCGCCTGCCGTTTGGTTACGCGCTGGCTCCTCGAACTTTCTCCAAGTGCGTGGAAGCAGCTCTAGAACCGTTACGGCGGACAGGAATACGCATTCTGGCGTACCTCGACGACCTGTTAGTTCTAGTTCAGTCTCCGGACAGAGCTATCCAGGACGCGACCTCACTGGTGAGTCAGCTCAGCCAGTTGGGGTTCGCTGTCAACTGGGAGAAGAGCGCTCCATGGCCCGCTCAACAGTTTACCTACCTAGGTATCCATTTGGACACTGTTGGGATGAGAGCCAGACTGTCGGCGCCACGGAGAGAGGCTATTTCATTAGCTCTCCGCGCGTTCCGGGTCTCACGCACAATCACCGCACTGTCGGCGATGTCCCTATTGGGGTTGATGGCGGCGGCTCATGTAGTAGTGCCATTAGGCCTGTTATACATGCGCAAGCTGCAGAGATGGTTTGCTCAGTTGCGGTTGGATCCTGTGCGACACCGCCGCAGACTGCTAGTGATACCGAGATCAGTCAAAACCGATCTGAACCATTGGAGAGACCCGCGCGTCATGGCGCGCGGAGTCGACATGGGCAGAGTGACATCTCTCTATCCGGTCTTTACGGACGCGTCCTTGACCGGGTGGGGTGGAGTATGTCAGGCGGGCTCGATAGGAGGAAGATGGGAACCGTCAGAGACGCGTCACATCAACCTCCTGGAGCTCGAAGCGGTTCGACTGACTCTGTGCCATTTCGCGCTGGTGTTGAAGGATCAAAACGTTCTCGTCAGATCCGACAACAGGGTGACGGTGTCTTACATcaacagacagggaggggtgcgctCTCCAGCACTTCACCGCTTAGCGGAGGAAGTGTGGACTTGGGCTTTCACGCACCTACGCTCCCTGAGAGCTCTGCACATTCCAGGTCTGCTCAACGAGGGAGCGGACCTGATGTCAAGAGGCGGCCCGAGAGAGGACGAATGGAGGTTGAAACCGTCCATCGTGTCTCTGATCTGGGCACGTTTCGGCCGAGCACAGGTGGATCTGTTTGCGTCACGAGCCAACACACAGTGTCTTCTGTGGTTCTCGCTGCGCGCACAGGACAGACCTCCGCTTGGAGTCGATGCATTCGCGCACCGTTCCTGGCCGAGAGGTCTGCTATACGCATTTCCACCtctggcctccatcctccccttgcTGGCTCGGGTGAGGTCGGACGGGCTGTCGGTCATTCTGGTAGCCCCCGATCGCCCCGGAGCCCCATGGTTCCCGGAGATGATGGGGATGCTGGTGGGCGGGCCTTGGCCCATACCTCATCAGACGGATGCGCTCTCTCAGGCCGGAGGCCTGGTGAAGAGCCCTCCAGTGATCGGAGGCCCACTTATGGCTTGGCTACTGAGAGGGAACTCTTAGAGCGCCGGGGTCTGTCTGATGCTGTCATTCAGACCATTCAGAGTGCGCGCGCACAATCTACTGCTAGAGGGTACGCGTCGCGCTGGCGAGCCTTCATGCAATGGTGTGGAAAACAGAACCTTGACCCGGTCTCATGTCCGGTCGAAATGTTCTTGTGTTTCTTACAATCGTTGTTTGACGAGGGCTTAGCCGCGAGCACGGTTCGTGTTTACGCGGCTGCCGTTTCGGCATGTCACGAAGGGTTCGCCAAAACGACACTGTTCAGCCACCCGCTGGTCAAGCGTTTTCTGGCTGGGGTGTGTAGGCTCAGGCCGCCTCCGAGAGCGTCAACACCTACATGGGATTTATCTCTGGTGTTAGACGCTCTGTGTGGGCCACCTTTCGAGCCCATAGACGATATGTCATTACGTCTGCTTTCTCTCAAGACGAGTCTGATTCTCGCTTTGACTACGGCTAAGCGAGTGAGCGACTTGTGCGCTTTGTCAACACGCGCGGATTGTTTGATCATCTCGGGTGATCGAACAAGAGCGGTGTTGCGTCCTAACCCGGCTTTTATCCCCAAGGTGATTAGCCGAGCGTTCAGGGCACAAAGCTGCGAACTGAGAGCCTTTTTCCCACCTCCGCAcagcggagaggaggaaagacgcTTACATAGCCTGTGCCCAGTGCGCGCTCTCTCGCGCTATCTGGAATGCACAGCAAGCATCAGATCTTCTCCCCAGTTACTGATCTGCTACGGTGGATCGAGAGCTGGCTTGCCACTCTCCAAACAGAGACTTGACTCTCACTGGCTCTGCGAGGCTATTGGTCTCGCGTACGAGTCTATGAGATGTCCCGTGCCACCTGGCATTCGGGCTCATTCCACCCGAGGAGTGGCGGCATCAGCCGCCATCCTCAGGGGtgtaggagtggaggagatTTGTGAAGCAGCGTCTTGGTCGTCGCCTTCACCATTTGTGCGATATTATCTGTTGGACGTTTCCTCCTCATCTTTTGCGCATTCTGTCCTCAGCATGGCTGGTGGATCAGGTGTAGCGAGATGACAACTCGCAAGGTTCTTGTGGGCCCTAGATGCGAgttgtttgttgtgtttatCGCCAAGTGTGGGACAGTCAGACATTTTCAGTTGAGAtgtctatactgtatgtgttctgttGCCCCTCCAGCTTAGCTGTTGTGCAGGCGAGAGGAACATGAGTTTTTAAGTAAACTCTCCTGTTTTTACCCTGGACGGCTCTCTGTGTCACAGTAGCGGCCTGACCGGGAGGACAGACCCTGTGTATTATTTACATCAGCAGGTCTGTCCTCGGTGCCTTGTGAGATTATGTGTCTTTTAGATCTAGTCTCGCTGGGGGTATATCTGGCCTCGCTCGCTCCGcctaaaccaataggagcagagctcccctatggggcggagCTCCACGAAATAGAACGATAGTTAATGGAGGTAACTCCAGTTCTATGAGTGGAGCGGAGCCCCATAGGGCTGCAGGCCCAGCTCGACTTATTCAACCCGGCTGTATTAATACTTTTGGGAGGATGAGTGACGGCTGTCACCCCCTTATAtagggcacctgtgtgagtgacaggtgtgtgtatattttgatcttcagtcattagctgcactaggcagcgggtaaaccaataggagcagagctcccctatggggctCCGCTCCACTCATAGAACTGGAGTTACCTCCATTAACTATCGTTTCTTTGCCTTGGCCGCCTTGGGCTTGGCGGCTTTGGGCTTGGCGGCTTTGGGCTTGGCTGCCTTCTTGGGGCTCTTGGCCACTGTTTTCTTGGGTGTTGCAGGCTTCTTCACCTTCTTGGGGCTCTTGGTTACCTTCTTGGCAGCCGCGGGCTTCTTAGCCTTCTTGGGTGACTTCTTGGCAGCCGCGGGCTTCTTCGCAGCGACCTTCTTGGGCGACTTTTTAGCAACTGTAGGTTTCTTGGCGGCTGCCTTTTTGACTTTCGCAGCGGCGACCTTCTTCACGGGCTTCTTTGCCTTGGTATCCGTCTCCTTGTTGATCTTAAAAGAGCCAGAAGCGCCCGTTCCTTTGGTCTGGACCAAGGTTCCTTTGGTGACGAGGCTCTTCACTGCGATCTTGACGCGGGAGTTGTTCTTCTCTACGTCGTAGCCGCCGGCCGCCAAGGCTTTCTTGACCGCTGCCAGGGACACACCGCTTCTCTCCTTGGAAGCAGAAACGGCCTTGACTATCAGCTCGCCGACGCTGGGTCCAGCTTTCTTGGGCTTGGCTGCCGCCTTCTTCTTGGGTGCCTTGGCCGGAGCGGGAGCTGGAGCGACTTCTGCCATGTCTAAAACGCTCGTGGGACGTGTGAAATTTGAATGTGCgaggctgctctctgctgttgAGTAGCGCTTCAGCGATCAGAGGGCTAGGTTTAAATACGACATGAGAACTGTGTAGACTCAACCCCCGGCCCGGCTTCTCTCCGTTTGCACTTGTGTTTTCTCCCGGAGAACAACGGGCTAAAAATCACTGTTGGAATTGTTCTGCGTTCTAAAAGTAAATTGGGCCACGAGCAGCCTTTTTAACGTTAAAAATAAGACGTTATGTGGACCGGAGGCACTCTGTGTTTTGTTGTGGCCGGCTCAAATCATCGCCGTTCGCCTTGCTGAGGGAGCTGTGCGCACCTTGTTGTCTGTGCCATTTGCTCCCAATAGTGTCTAAAATTGCTGGCGTTGACAACGAGCAAACCTTTTCCAGTGAAAAAAATAATCTGCCGAGAAACGTAACTGCTTAGAATACACAGCTGGTGTACCAGGGACTTTAAAGGGGGTGCATTTTGGGGAATACAAAACACAGTGTGTGGCTGAAGACCGGGGGTGGAGGTCGGGGAAATCTTGGTCTCCCAATCGCTCTCCTTCCCCTATAGTTTTTAATCTACAAGGACACAGGTCTTACTGTACAActgacagtagcctacagcGTGACTGTATTATGTGgatagtgtgtgtctggtctaccTGCACAGTGAGCCGGACTCCTTAGTGAATGTCCATGTTGTTGGTGATGGGGAATGCATAAGTCGTGAGGACTTTTTTTGTTTCTCTCATTAGGCTGGATACGTGTTTGTGTTTCGGATTCCGCTGCATATTCTGTCAGCAAAATTAGAATTCCAGACAGCAACTATGCTGCAGATGACGAGCCGGTGAGGAGAGTGATTAAGAGTTGACCTTTGACGAGTCTTCAACAACTAGAACCAGCCAGGATATCCTATTCAGAAGTCTTTATTCGATTGATGCTCCAATCTTAGCTCCAAGTTTACATCCTTTCGGTTTTGTGCTTGATACTCTACTCTTTGACAACTCGGTTGCATTACATTCCAATCATAAACTTCATTGTACTTGTTTTTAGATATTTTCGTCTCTCCATTCGTGCCTCTCCACTACAGGACTGACACTGAAGTTGCGCGCCCGATGACATAGCAGCCACGAGACAAACTACGCAGCTGCAACAGTGGTGCCAACTGCACATGATTTCTAATAATTAAATAAAACAACCGCCATTGTTTAGTATTCACTTATTACATGAGTGGAAAGTATTATCGGTGATATGAATCGATAATTCCTTCAAGATTGTCTCCCATAACCTGGGCTACACAggcacatactgtaaacaccaTGTGAATAATTTTGTTGGGGGATCTAGACGTTAGTATTGCACTGTAGTATAGTATTTGTGCTCATCATACATAGTTATCGAGATGTTGTTTTGCGGTGCTTGAGCTATTTAGACATCGTTTTCACTGTGGTATTTGTTCCGTTTGTTCACcgcgcctggtagctgagatgagtAAATACAGCCTGTTCCTTGACTGGCTACGGCAAAACCGTGATACACTTGGGATTCTGCAGCAGCCTACTACTCACAAGTTCCATTTGTACGTGGCTTTGGGTAAAAACGTCTCAGGCGTGATCCACCATCATGATTTTTTTAAGCAATTATATGATGTTTAAAGATGGTTACGGGTAAGAATATACACTTTGGGCTGTACAGAAGAATAAACCTGTCCCGGTTCACAAATATGTTTATGCTTCATGTTGAAACACGCCATACAGTCAAACAAGTGCAATGGATTGTTCTCCTCTACAAGGACACAGGTCTTACTGTACAActgacagtagcctacagcGTGACTGTATTATGTGgatagtgtgtgtctggtctaccTGCACAGTGAGCCGGACTCCTTAGTGAATGTCCATGTTGTTGGTGATGGGGAATGCATAAATCCTGAGgactttttatttctctcattAGGCTGAATAAGTGTTTGTGTTTCGGAATCTGCTGCACATTCTATCATCAGAGTTAAAAGTCCATACAGCAACGATGCTGCAGATGAAGAGTTGACCTTTGACGAGTTTTTAACAGCTAGAACCAACCAGGATATCCAATTCAGAAGTCTTTATTCGATTGATGCTCCAATCTAAGTTGACATCCTTTCGGGTTTCGAGTTTGATACTCTACTGTTTGATAACTTGGTTACATTCAACTCATATCATAAACTTCGTTGTACTTGTTTTTAGATATTTTCGTCTCTCTCCACTAACTCTGAAGTCGCGCGCCCAATGACATTGCAGCCACTGCCAGGAGATGAACAACAGTGTTGCCAACGGCACATGATTACTATTAAAAAACAACTTTGTTTAGTATGCACTCATTAATATGTTGACCTACATGTGTAAAGAATAATCGGTGATATGCAAATATATCGATAATTCATATCTAATTCCCCCAAGATTTTTTTCCATAACATGGGCTACACAGGCACATACTGTAAAGACCATTGGAAGATTATTGTTGAGGAATCTAGACGTTAGTATATTGCACTGTGGTATAGTATGTGTTCATCATACATTGTTATCGAGATGTTTTGCTGTGCTTCAGCTATTGAGAACACTGTTTTCACTGTGGTATTTGTCTCGTTTTTTCACcgcgcctggtagctgagatgtggttagtAAATACAGCCTGTTCCTTGACTAGCTACGGTAATACTGTAAAACGATACACTTGGGGTTCTGCAGAAGCCTACTACTCACAAGTTCCATTTGTACGTGGCTTTGGGtaaaaacgtctgctaaatggactGACACACGTTGAATCATTAACCTGACCGGAAAATTATCCATGGTGAACTCAACAATCAGAGCCTATTCAGGGCTGATCCACCATAACACTGGAAAAACTGATGTAGGCAACTACATGGTGTTTAAAGGTAGTGACAGGTAAGAATACAGCTTTGGCTTAACAGAAGAGTAGACCAACTTGTCCCGGTTCACAACGATATTTATTCTTCATATTAAAACAATCCATACATTCAACAAGTGCAATGGATTTTTCTCAATTGAAGACACAagtgggtggctcttaaaagagcctttgtggTGAATTTGAAGGGACGCCCGTTTACTTGGAACTGGTGTACTTGGTTACTGCCTTGGTGCCCTCGGACACGGCGTGCTTGGCCAGCTCACCGGGGAGCAGAAGGCGGACAGCGGTCTGGATCTCCCTGGAAGTGATGGTTGATCGCTTGTTGTAATGAGCCAGGCGAGACGACTCTCCGGCGATACGCTCGAAAATATCGTTGACGAATGAGTTCATGATTCCCATGGCCTTGGAGGAGATGCCGGTGTCGGGGTGGACCTGCTTCAGTACCTTGTACACGTAGATGGCGTAGCTCTCCTTCCTGGACTTTCTGCGCTTCTTGCCGCCCTTCACGGCGGTCTTGGAAACGGCTTTCTTGGAGCCCTTCTTGGGCGCGGTCTTTGCTGGCTCAGGCATTGTCAATATCGTTGCTTCTCAGGAACGAATGATGAGTAGAGGGGTAGGTTAC
This DNA window, taken from Osmerus eperlanus chromosome 6, fOsmEpe2.1, whole genome shotgun sequence, encodes the following:
- the LOC134022008 gene encoding histone H1-like: MAEVAPAPAPAKAPKKKAAAKPKKAGPSVGELIVKAVSASKERSGVSLAAVKKALAAGGYDVEKNNSRVKIAVKSLVTKGTLVQTKGTGASGSFKINKETDTKAKKPVKKVAAAKVKKAAAKKPTVAKKSPKKVAAKKPAAAKKSPKKAKKPAAAKKVTKSPKKVKKPATPKKTVAKSPKKAAKPKAAKPKAAKPKAAKAKKR
- the LOC134022019 gene encoding histone H2B-like, with translation MPEPAKTAPKKGSKKAVSKTAVKGGKKRRKSRKESYAIYVYKVLKQVHPDTGISSKAMGIMNSFVNDIFERIAGESSRLAHYNKRSTITSREIQTAVRLLLPGELAKHAVSEGTKAVTKYTSSK